A genomic region of Prionailurus bengalensis isolate Pbe53 chromosome D1, Fcat_Pben_1.1_paternal_pri, whole genome shotgun sequence contains the following coding sequences:
- the LOC122482760 gene encoding olfactory receptor-like protein OLF1, protein MELIDGNYTLVTEFILLGFPTRPELQIVLFLMFLTLYGMILTGNIGLMILIRTDSHLQTPMYFFLSNLSFADLCYSSVIVPKMLINFLSENKSISYYGCALQFYFFCAFADTESFILAAMAYDRYVAICNPLLYMVVMSRDICIWLIVLSYIGGNLSSLVHTSFAFILKYCDKNVINHFFCDLPPLLKLSCTDTSVNEWLLSTYGSSVEIICFIVIIISYFFILRSVLKIRSSSGRKKTFSTCASHLTSVAIYQGTLLFIYSRPSYLYSPNTDKIISVFYTIIIPVLNPLIYSLRNKDVKDAAKRAVRLKVDAS, encoded by the coding sequence ATGGAATTGATAGATGGAAACTACACTTTGGTGACTGAGTTTATTCTTTTAGGGTTTCCGACCCGCCCTGAACTGCAGATTGTCCTATTCCTCATGTTTCTGACACTGTATGGTATGATTTTAACAGGGAACATTGGACTGATGATATTAATCAGGACTGATTCTCACCTTCAAACCcccatgtattttttccttagCAACTTATCCTTTGCAGACCTCTGTTACTCCTCAGTCATTGTTCCCAAAATGCTCATCAATTTCCTATCAGAGAACAAATCTATCTCTTATTATGGCTGTGccctccagttttattttttctgtgctTTTGCCGATACAGAATCCTTTATCTTGGCTGCCATGGCATACGATCGCTACGTCGCCATCTGTAACCCTTTACTGTATATGGTTGTGATGTCTCGGGACATCTGTATATGGTTGATTGTCTTGTCCTACATTGGAGGCAACCTGAGTTCCCTGGTTCATACGTCCTTTGCATTTATTCTGAAATACTGTGATAAAAATGTCATTAATCATTTTTTCTGTGACCTCCCCCCACTGCTTAAGTTATCCTGCACAGACACATCAGTTAATGAGTGGCTTCTCTCTACATATGGCAGCTCAGTGGAAATTATCTGtttcatcgtcatcatcatctcCTACTTTTTCATCCTTCGCTCAGTCTTAAAGATCCGTTCTTCCAGTGGGAGGAAGAAAACCTTTTCCACATGTGCCTCTCACCTGACTTCAGTGGCCATCTATCAGGGGACTCTCCTCTTCATTTACTCACGGCCCAGCTATCTATATTCTCCTAATACTGATAAAATTATCTCCGTGTTCTACACCATCATCATCCCAGTGCTGAATCCATTGATTTATAGTTTGAGAAATAAAGATGTCAAAGATGCCGCTAAGAGAGCTGTACGATTAAAGGTAGATGCCTCGTGA